The sequence AGATAAAAGAACCAGACTGACTAGGTTGGGATACGTCGCTCTACCTGTCATGTTCCCCTGGTCCACTAGCATATACATCTTCATTAGACTGCTTGTCATTTGATAGGCAATCCGCAGGAACATATGCATATCCTTTAGGCAGCCTTGAATTCTTCATAGATGCTTCATCTGATGTCATAACAAGCTCTTTTCCAAATGTTTCAGTAGTCTGTAACTGCAAATAAGAATGATGGATGAGATCTTGTCCAGCTAAATCCAGAATTCATCCTTCCAATTAAATATTTCCAAGGAAAAAGTGAgggaaaactaaaaaaaaataaagacatCAGTGTCTTAATTTACTGCAGACCTTTCGAGATTTGGTTCTCCATCCATCCTCCTCAGAGATATTGTGTGATGTAGCAGAAGCTCTACGAGGAATCTGTTTGCCAGAAAATTGCATCTTTTCTGGAATCTTGTGGTTATATTGACTTTGTGAGGTTGAGCAGTCATCATCCAATTTTGGGTCTGTGTCCATGGATACGGCAACTCTGACACGGTGCTTAGCAGAAACTGAACTATCCACAGTTACATCATCTGATCTTTGGAGCGCTTCACTGCATGATCTGTATCCCTCTGTGGCAGCTTTAAGGGATGTTGTAGCTGATTCTGAACTACCGTCTGGAAGGAGGAAAGGACTCTGAACAAGCACAGACCTAGCAATATGATCTCTTTTAAAGGCAAGTATGTCATGTGAGCATAGAACCAACTCCCGCTGCATTATTAAAAGAACCATAAGTCAATAATCAAAATGACCATACAAGACAGATACCACATATTAGAGATTTCACACATTACTCTAGAAATGACACAATAAACATCATCAAGAACATAATACAAATGGTGAAAACCCCACTACAGCCTTGACAGAGCTTTGAAAATGCTCAATTTTTACCTTTATTTTTTCCCGTTTGACAATTCTTTCACAAAGGAGACGTAATCTCTCAAGTTCAACCTGTTTCAAATGCATATAGAAATAATCAAGTTATTTGATAAACAAAAAAGATCTGTGCAGTCGGCATTTTTTGAATATATAATAATAACATCTCCACTCTTTATATACAAGACATTGTTACATGAATAAGAAACAATCATGTCTTGAATATGAAACAAAACAATCATGTCTTGAATAAGAAACAATCATATCTTGAACTAAAAAAGTAAGAACTTCATTATTTAGTTTCAtattaaaataagagaaaaaatgcATCGGCATGCTGTATTGGTAGAAATGAGGAACAAGATTCGAGTGTTAACAAAGGCCGGCAGACCAACTAATTCTTGCCATGTCCATCTCTGATCATAATCAACAACCAATAACGACATACAACTCTTAATATTGAATGTATAAATGTCAAGTTACTACTCATTTCAGCTGAAATGAGAACTAAAGTTGCACTCACAAAGAACCCCGTGTTGCAGTCATAAGGCTAGTTTTCCAGCAATGATGTACTTTATCAGAATAATAAAAACAGGAAATTAACTCTTGGGGGGGTTTGTTTCAAGAATTCAAAAATGATTCTCAGGAATAAGTTACCCAGGATTAAAAAACTGTTTGACATGTAATTTGATGTTGCTAGGAAAATGGATAATATAAAAGTAAGAATTTCCGGTTCATGGAATTATTTAGTTTCAactatgtaatttatttttctattaaaataagagaaaaaaatgcatCGGTGTGCTGTATTCGTAGAAATGAGTAACAAGATTTAAGTGTTAACAAAAACAAAGGCTGGCAATTTCATCCTGCAACCTCTACCCATACAAACCAACTAATTCATAAACCTTTAAATCCCCTCAATATGACACTTCACAATCTCAATACTAGATGTGATTgattaaaagattaaaaaatgcCAGCTATTATAACGTCATAGTTTGAGAGACCAGCATTCTATACTATGCAAAACAAACTTGCAAAAATTACTCCATATTATCCAAAGACAATAAATCCCATTACCAAGCCTTAAAAAAAATGAGTACGGAATCAAGATGAAAAATAGATAGGAAGGTCTCACCCTAATTTGCTTGATACTTTTTAATTCTTCAACACCATGCTTTGGAGTTTCAGCCTGGGAAAGTGAGGACTAGCAACGTAAGATCTCACTATGGTTGGCCAACAAAGTGAACATTATAcaacaaaagaaataataaaacctTTGTTCTCTGCTCCGAACTATGCTTTTCACAGTAAGCCTTGTGTTGCATCTTGCCCCCAGCAGTCCTCACAATCATGAACAAACCAGCACTTCTAGCACAGGATGGATGGAATGTGGTCAGGCAATGGCCATAACAACACTGCATACAGCACATGTGAACATTGCAAAGAAATTAGAAATCTTAATTCCAAAAGCAAGCTGATTGAGAAAAGAATAGAAGTGGAAAATAGTATCTGAGTTTATACCCTCATACAAACACCGTGCCTGCGGTGGCAGACGCAACAAATATCAACTCCTTTTCGCACAGTCTCCTGTCATTCAACAATATACAAAGATAGGTGTAAGACAAGATAATTGTATGATCTTTTTAAGTAAGCAGGCAAGAGTTAAGTAGTTGGAGTTCAAAATGTATAAGAATCATTTGTTCCAGCAATCCACGTACCATTCCTTCAATTGCATCTATTTGTCCTCTTCTGAATGTAGACTCAAAAAGCCACTGCAAAATATCATAAATATCACAGTTAAACAAAATTTAGACATTAAAGGATGACAAGAACAATTGCAAATAAACTATATGAATAAAAGTAACCTCAGCACAGAAGGCATGAACCCATTGACCATCAGAAGATTTCCTAAACGCACCGGTAGTACCACCACAGAGAGCACACTCTGCAATAAAGTAAGGCTTCTCCCAGCTATTTATAGCAGATGCCCCAGTACTTTTGGACAAGTCTTCACACAATTCACAGAACCACGGACCTGTCGTTTCTTTCACACTGCGATAACAAACAGAGTGCACCACAACCTGCAaccagaaaataataataaacggaAAAGAACAGAGAAACAAGTGCATGAAAAAGGACCAGGGCTAAGTTCTAAAACCTTGCAAGCAGAACAGACTAGGATAGGATTTAACATATTCTCAAACCGTCTGCAGATATCACATGATTTACGCTGCTCCTTAGAAAAATCTGAGTTTGGCAGAGAAAAATCCGAATATTTTTCTGATGAAGCTCTAGTGACAGCAACTCTCGAAAGAGTCTCTTTAGCACGTGGCATTGGCTGAGGACATGCACCAGTTAGCCCGCTTAAAGCATCCACCTTAAATGAATTctgaaaattattatattttactgtCAATAAAAGCCATGTGTTAAAATAATTATTGACAAAAGAAGCACATATGACCTCGTGTTGCACAGATTCATCAATGGTATCTTTACGAAAAGAAGAAACCCTGGAAGATGCTGCAGCTGCTGCAGTTGCAGCAGCCAACACTGCCTGGGCTTCCTTgtgctttttttcttttctacccAGTTTCTTTGCCTCCCTAAGATCAAGCAGATATTGATTAGCAATCACAGCATCCCATCTTTGTTGATGTGTTTTATCAATCTCCAGAGGCAAACCCTTTGCAACATTGTAGACTAAGTTTTCTGCAATTAGAAAATTAGAATATCGAACGGTCAAATATAGCTACAACTTTAAAAGTGAACATGGATACAACAACTGATATTTCAACTTCAGTTTAATTAGAAAAATGAAGTAGGTAAGAATTCAGGACAAAATGATGCACACACCAGTAAGGCTCTTTTTCGCAACTGCTCTCTGTAGTAGTTTATGCTGAAAATATAAAAGCTCCGTCTCCAACTCATCTTCTGAATAAAATTCCAAAAGTTGCATATTTTTATTCCTAACCAACTGTTTTACTTTTACTTGATCAGGCTTGTGAACATCGGTGCAAATTAATTGCTGATTTTCCCTACTTGAGCAGCTATTAGCTCCAGAGGATTCAACCAAAGAATTTCTGTAGCCACTTAAACCTGCAGAGAGAGAAATTTACTAGACTAGTCCAAAAGTAACATTGAACAAAAAACTGAATCGTTTGGTATGTGGTCGTTCTAAATTCCTAATCATATGGAAATCTATTAATTTCATACATGAGTATATATACCATCCCAAGGAGGATTTGGACTTTTAAAACAGTgagatttgaaattttaaatatacCTTTTctcattatattatataaataggtttgtatcttttaaataAACAGGTTTAGGCATGCTCAGGAAATTCAAATAATCACGCTGAATGACTCCTAAAGATAATATTCAAATCTATCTCACCTATAAGATCCTCCGGGGCCAAGCAATCACGAATATGATGTAATTTCTTGTTAATGTATGGGTGAATGTAACTAGAGATTGCTTCCATTTTCCTGCATTCAGAAAACAAACTTTGACTTTAAGGAAGAATGCCAACCTAAGTAAGTCACATCAAAGGTTGTCGACTGATACACAAAGAGACATAACAGTACAAGCTGAATATAATTAAATAGCCACATTGAGAAGCTCACGTGGAACCAGGAACGGGTGGCTCTGAAGCAGAATGAGCTGGATAGTGCTGATCAGAAAGCATGGAAGCATTCTGCAAATAAGTAGTAGACTTCTGATCTGGAACGCATACAGATAAGCTGGGTTTGTAGGGCTTATCAGCATTACCTGCATAACGTAGCTATAAATAGTCATAACATAGGAAGAAAATGTCATAAATACTCAAAATTAACTAAAGCATGTTTGCAATTAACGTAAACCAAAATCAAATCCTCAAGAAATTATTTCAATTTCATAAAATGATAGCTTCCAAAATGAAGTTGTACCTTGAACCCCATGAAATACATCATCAGACTTTGTTATATTCTGCATGGAATGAGAAAAACAGAATAGAGTAAACAAAATGAGTTCAAACATTGCTAAGATTTGTCAAGATCAAGAATAAGAAGTGCTATTAGAAAAAAGAGCAAAAACTATCTCCCTTAGTAAACAGGAACCAAGTGTGATCCCACTAAGCAAGTACTACTACTACTTCAATAACATAAATTCCACTAGGTTTTAAAGATGGATATTATTTAGATTCGGACTTCTCCCAATGGTTTTAAAGATAGATTTCTTGATTATCCTACTCATTAAGCAAGTGAAACAAATGAATGAAACTTCTCATTATGAAATGTTATTACACTGTAATACACTTTAATGTCTGTGTTCAACCAATCCTCGCCAAAATATGTACATATCATTTTGAAAGATGggtttcaaaaaacaaaatggaagaaaaaagaaaaaaattgaccaTGTGGTTCAAAAATGACAGAGAAAAGAACCACTAAAATGCTTATCTAAataatccaaaattatatataaaaataatacttaaTTACACAAAAAGTGAAATGAAAATGAATTTTAGTAAGACAAAGACTTGTTTGGTATGAGAAAATATTTTCTACTCTCATTTTAAGCTTTTAGTTTTCACAAACAAATCCGTTAGGACTTTTTACTTTGTTACAGTAGAAATATTAGTGATTATTAAAATCagcagataaaaataaaaaatgtcataTGGATTTTCTAACCCAAATAGGCCATGTCATAATATTACCGTTTCAGTTTCAGTGGCATCAGGAATTGTTGCTTTGTTGGAAATTCCTGGATTTTCACACTCAGGAACTAGGAACTTATCAATTGATACGCCATTCTCACTAGTAGTAACCCCCTCCGATGAACATATCACTTTATTATCCTTCAAAATCCTAATGTTACTGATAGTTCTTCTCCTTGGTGGTACAGACTTAACATTAACAGCAACCGGATTCGGTAAGCCTGAATCAGATAACGGCGAGGTATCAGAACCGTCTGAAGCTCCACTTTCATCCATAGATACATTGGCTGGTTTGATTTTGGCTTTTAAACCATTGTGAAATGCTCCAGTATACACATGGGCTTTTAGCCAATTGACTATTTTGTGTTGCACATCAGGGGCCATATGACCTTCCTGCAACTATAATGTATGAAGCataaaaacaacaaatattttgttcaaaCAATCATTTTTCACACAGAGGACATGATAAAATTCAAGCATTACATTGATATTTGTAGTTAACATATCTGGTGAAATGCCAATCTCCAATGCTACATTGTTTACATCAACTTTCCCTCTCTCTATCAACTGGCAAAATGTGAATGTCAGGTTTAGAATAAGCAAGGTAAAAAATAGTTGTTGACAAAACTTCAGTTTCACTGTAAACAGTGACTGTCAATAATGTGCAGAATACCTTTTTCAAAACAAGTGCAAAACTGGGGGAATCAGAGGCATTAACATTCTCATTGGTTCTCCCTTCCACCCCAATATTATGTGGTGGCGCAGCGCCACATCCCAACATATTTTGAGCACTAACCGTACAGACAGACAATCCTCCGTCAGGAGGTTCATCATTATGGTTCAACATGTCTGGATTGGTATCAGACTCCAACCCTCCATTGCTGCAACCAATTTTTACTTTGTGTTCACTTTTTACTGGCAATGTCACTGGAAGGTCATTAGCTTTTGGAAATTCATTGCCAACTGCAATAGAGCCTCCCAATGGCAAGATGTTTCTTTTCTCTTGTAGATCTGAGTGTTTCAAGCAAAAAGCCCGCAACTCAATCTGACAAAGTATAACATAAAAAGGTACGTGACAATCAACTCCTGCAGCAAAACAGtaacgaaaaaaaaaaaaagaggggaCTATTTACTATTTGCATATTAGGAACTACTCTAATATTGATAATAAACAACTTGCTAGATTTGTTGTTTCCTTGTTTACTGGACAGAAAGGGGATGAGATTTAGTTCTTAAAATTACAGGAACTTACATTATCATTACCGTACTTTGCCCAAACCTCCATTCTATGTCTAGCTTCCCTTGCACATAAAGGATGGAAAGAAGTTCTGCAGGATCCTAAAACACCATATAAAAGGAAACAGTTATGAGCTAAAACGacgtgaagaagaagaaaagatggttATGAATGCCAACTAGCAACAACAAGTTACACACCAAATCAAAAGGAGAACATTGAGATACTTGCTACTTACATTAGAAACACGGTAAGAGACAATAGCTGCAGTGCACATTAACACAGAACCTTAACCAAACATGACTCCtcataaaaaatgaaaacaaaagaaaagaaaagaaaaaagtctGTTTAGGCTACAAAGTCACCCCATGCTTTTCATTTCAAAATTCTGTACAAGATAGGAAAAGTAAAGGACTGGGATATTCACTTCAAAATTGCATTGTATGAAACTGCAATAAGAAAAATTGAAAGAAGTTAACCTTCAATTTTATTAGTATCACGATTGTTTGGGACTTGTAGTCTGGAACAGTTAAGaaatcaaaataacaaaataagtTGCACATAACTAATTACGAAGAAATATGTTCTTCAAGACAAGTAACATGAAAAATCTCCAAatatttgcattcttgaagcagGCATGTAATGTATAATACAACCCTAATGTCGAACCAAATTAGTATTTTAACAGTCACCACTAGAATAGGCCAGACCGAATAACTGATGTTCTTTAACTTTAGTCAGGCAAAATAATGTTTAGCATTTTTATCAGTCAGAACATAACACTTGACCGGCACTGGATTATACATGCGGAAGCAATTAATTAATGAATAGCAGGTTTTTGAGTAGACATACTGTCAAGATGTAAAAGTATATGTCCTGCGCCAATAtaacataaaaatgaaaatagtaTTGCAATAAGGATTGCAAATAATCAGGGTGGAAACTGAACTTATTTTCATCCACTATCTAAAGCTTAATACACAATCATTTTTGAACAGCTTAAGCAGACCCTCAATATTAGCACAAGCAAGAAAAATGTGAACTTAACAATCAAATGACAATAGACAAATATAAGGAATTTTGTAAGTAGAAACTCAAAAAAGTTGAGTTAAACGATATCAGAGTCCTAGCAGTTGTGCAATAAGCTATAGCTTTTGAGACACTCAAATGCTAGCCTAAGAAAAGAAAATAGCATATTACAAGACAACAAAACGTACCATGACTGCATCTAACACATGCACCGCATTTCAATTTGCAAACATTACACACCAATTTTCTTCTGGTATCCTTGATACCTCCCACATTCATAACAGGCTCCATCTTCTTTAAATCATCAATGTAAACCTCCGGCATCCACAGACAACAATACAGGTGCACAAACTCGGCAGACTCAACAGCTTCATCAACACTATTAACTGGTTTTAAAGCGCCGCCCTTCTTTGAGCAAAGAACACATGGACTCACCGAATCATCAACCTCACTCTTTTGCTTACACCAAGAGCACAACCAAGACTCGTCAACATCATCTTGTATACCATAGCACTTCCAATGAACTGCGACTTTACAGGAAGCGCAGACTATTAACCTGTTCGAATCCGTGCCAGAATCTCCTCTACCACAATAATGACAACAAGGTTGTTCCCCATCACAAGATTTAGTCATTAAAACTTTCTCCAAACCAGCATCACCGCCCAAAAGCTTCCTTTTCTTGGACGGACGTTCAGAAGCTAAAAAAATCCTATTCCTACTACCTAAAAACCACTCTAAACTATCACAGGAATCAGATGCGTCACAATTCTTGTCATCATTAGGCAAAGCTTTTTCCAATTCAACCACGTCACTTAACTCAATTCCCAATGAACCATTCTCGTTGTTCACCTCTTCCACAACATTCTTCTCATTCTCACTACTAACTACATTGAATAATGGCGCATGCTTCTTCTCATCCTCACTACTAACTACATTAAACCTTGGAGAATTTCCGAAATGCGGAATTGTATAACACTCGCGAGAAGCTAAACTATAAGAAGTAGAAGCCTCCAATAAAGTGTCAATATCAGACAAGTTCAAGTCCCTGAAACACTCCTCAGTCTCAGCCCAAACATCAAACCCGCGCAACTTCTCGGCCGCTCTAGAGGATTTCTTCTTTTTATCACCGCCACCAGAATGGGACTTCTTCTGACGCTTCCGGCTATCCCCTTGGcggctcaacaaacttgctaacCCACTCGGCAGAGTAACAGCAGCAGAAGTCGAAGTCGACGTCTCCTCAGCAACATCGAAAGGACAACGCTCGCTTAGAGCTTTCCTCGCCTGGGATAAGTAATCAATTTCCAAAGAGGCGGGGAAACTGGCCAGTGAAGGCCTCTCCTCGACGTCAGCAACGGCGGCAGAGGCTTGTTCCGCCATATTCTTGCGGCGGTAACATCGTTCTCCGGTCATCGGCGGCAATAACAAGGTGCAGATGAACGAAAGCATTCCATTATAGAAATTGAAAGGCTGTGGTGGAGTGGAGAGAAAGTGAGAGACGCAATCGAAGTTGAATTGGGTTTGGGAGTGAACGAAGGAACGGAAAAAGGAAGAAGAGGATAAGCCCCGTTTTCTAGGGTTAGGGTTCAGTTATTGTTTGGGATCCGTTTTCTTAGACTcgtaaatatttttgtttcgtGCAGTTCGATTTCACTTTCATGGGGctagaaagagaaatcaaaaattaaaattaaattaaatgaaaaaaaaaacgtaAGAGAGAGGAGCGagagaattttaaaaaataaaatagagagagaaagagaattcGCGTTTTTTGCAGGCTGTTGGAAGGTGTAGATATTTTTATAAGCAGGGTTTTTTATACGGTGTGATGATGACATACGCTACATATCGTGTACCACATATTGAAATACACGTGGCATGCATGTTGATGAAGGTGAAAACGTGCAACTTACCTGCTACCTACTGTGTCTACCAGATATGCATCTAATTCATAAGAGCAATGCAAAAAGCGAAatattctttttataaaaattaaattaaaaattcaaacaaTTCAACGCTTAAATagttatttagtttaattttaataattgggAAATCATTTTTTACggtataaaaaaatttacatagCTTGTACCGGAAGAAAAGTTACTACATGGCAAAACATTAATGAGagggaattttttaaaaaaaacttgtaaACTAGGCAAATACTTTGTACTAAAGAATATCGCAAAATAGATGAAAAAATACGGGAAAAGGGATTTATTGAAGGAAAAGAGGGTTGCACTAATGAAAAATCTTTTTAttagagattctttgaattcattaattgtttttaaaatctttttatatTAAGATTCTTTGaattcattaatttttttcatataattattaatagaatcctttataaatattatatatacttAACTGGTTTTTCTTTATGAAGTTTACAAGTATGTTTGTCACGTAATGTGACTAATCATACTAATCGTGCGTATATACTTTTCGTTATAAAGAAATGTCTTAAAAATATCGGGT comes from Vicia villosa cultivar HV-30 ecotype Madison, WI unplaced genomic scaffold, Vvil1.0 ctg.000359F_1_1, whole genome shotgun sequence and encodes:
- the LOC131627372 gene encoding uncharacterized protein LOC131627372 isoform X2 produces the protein MLSFICTLLLPPMTGERCYRRKNMAEQASAAVADVEERPSLASFPASLEIDYLSQARKALSERCPFDVAEETSTSTSAAVTLPSGLASLLSRQGDSRKRQKKSHSGGGDKKKKSSRAAEKLRGFDVWAETEECFRDLNLSDIDTLLEASTSYSLASRECYTIPHFGNSPRFNVVSSEDEKKHAPLFNVVSSENEKNVVEEVNNENGSLGIELSDVVELEKALPNDDKNCDASDSCDSLEWFLGSRNRIFLASERPSKKRKLLGGDAGLEKVLMTKSCDGEQPCCHYCGRGDSGTDSNRLIVCASCKVAVHWKCYGIQDDVDESWLCSWCKQKSEVDDSVSPCVLCSKKGGALKPVNSVDEAVESAEFVHLYCCLWMPEVYIDDLKKMEPVMNVGGIKDTRRKLVCNVCKLKCGACVRCSHGSCRTSFHPLCAREARHRMEVWAKYGNDNIELRAFCLKHSDLQEKRNILPLGGSIAVGNEFPKANDLPVTLPVKSEHKVKIGCSNGGLESDTNPDMLNHNDEPPDGGLSVCTVSAQNMLGCGAAPPHNIGVEGRTNENVNASDSPSFALVLKKLIERGKVDVNNVALEIGISPDMLTTNINEGHMAPDVQHKIVNWLKAHVYTGAFHNGLKAKIKPANVSMDESGASDGSDTSPLSDSGLPNPVAVNVKSVPPRRRTISNIRILKDNKVICSSEGVTTSENGVSIDKFLVPECENPGISNKATIPDATETETNITKSDDVFHGVQGNADKPYKPSLSVCVPDQKSTTYLQNASMLSDQHYPAHSASEPPVPGSTKMEAISSYIHPYINKKLHHIRDCLAPEDLIGLSGYRNSLVESSGANSCSSRENQQLICTDVHKPDQVKVKQLVRNKNMQLLEFYSEDELETELLYFQHKLLQRAVAKKSLTENLVYNVAKGLPLEIDKTHQQRWDAVIANQYLLDLREAKKLGRKEKKHKEAQAVLAAATAAAAASSRVSSFRKDTIDESVQHENSFKVDALSGLTGACPQPMPRAKETLSRVAVTRASSEKYSDFSLPNSDFSKEQRKSCDICRRFENMLNPILVCSACKVVVHSVCYRSVKETTGPWFCELCEDLSKSTGASAINSWEKPYFIAECALCGGTTGAFRKSSDGQWVHAFCAEWLFESTFRRGQIDAIEGMETVRKGVDICCVCHRRHGVCMRCCYGHCLTTFHPSCARSAGLFMIVRTAGGKMQHKAYCEKHSSEQRTKAETPKHGVEELKSIKQIRVELERLRLLCERIVKREKIKRELVLCSHDILAFKRDHIARSVLVQSPFLLPDGSSESATTSLKAATEGYRSCSEALQRSDDVTVDSSVSAKHRVRVAVSMDTDPKLDDDCSTSQSQYNHKIPEKMQFSGKQIPRRASATSHNISEEDGWRTKSRKLQTTETFGKELVMTSDEASMKNSRLPKGYAYVPADCLSNDKQSNEDVYASGPGEHDR
- the LOC131627372 gene encoding uncharacterized protein LOC131627372 isoform X1, producing MLSFICTLLLPPMTGERCYRRKNMAEQASAAVADVEERPSLASFPASLEIDYLSQARKALSERCPFDVAEETSTSTSAAVTLPSGLASLLSRQGDSRKRQKKSHSGGGDKKKKSSRAAEKLRGFDVWAETEECFRDLNLSDIDTLLEASTSYSLASRECYTIPHFGNSPRFNVVSSEDEKKHAPLFNVVSSENEKNVVEEVNNENGSLGIELSDVVELEKALPNDDKNCDASDSCDSLEWFLGSRNRIFLASERPSKKRKLLGGDAGLEKVLMTKSCDGEQPCCHYCGRGDSGTDSNRLIVCASCKVAVHWKCYGIQDDVDESWLCSWCKQKSEVDDSVSPCVLCSKKGGALKPVNSVDEAVESAEFVHLYCCLWMPEVYIDDLKKMEPVMNVGGIKDTRRKLVCNVCKLKCGACVRCSHGSCRTSFHPLCAREARHRMEVWAKYGNDNIELRAFCLKHSDLQEKRNILPLGGSIAVGNEFPKANDLPVTLPVKSEHKVKIGCSNGGLESDTNPDMLNHNDEPPDGGLSVCTVSAQNMLGCGAAPPHNIGVEGRTNENVNASDSPSFALVLKKLIERGKVDVNNVALEIGISPDMLTTNINLQEGHMAPDVQHKIVNWLKAHVYTGAFHNGLKAKIKPANVSMDESGASDGSDTSPLSDSGLPNPVAVNVKSVPPRRRTISNIRILKDNKVICSSEGVTTSENGVSIDKFLVPECENPGISNKATIPDATETETNITKSDDVFHGVQGNADKPYKPSLSVCVPDQKSTTYLQNASMLSDQHYPAHSASEPPVPGSTKMEAISSYIHPYINKKLHHIRDCLAPEDLIGLSGYRNSLVESSGANSCSSRENQQLICTDVHKPDQVKVKQLVRNKNMQLLEFYSEDELETELLYFQHKLLQRAVAKKSLTENLVYNVAKGLPLEIDKTHQQRWDAVIANQYLLDLREAKKLGRKEKKHKEAQAVLAAATAAAAASSRVSSFRKDTIDESVQHENSFKVDALSGLTGACPQPMPRAKETLSRVAVTRASSEKYSDFSLPNSDFSKEQRKSCDICRRFENMLNPILVCSACKVVVHSVCYRSVKETTGPWFCELCEDLSKSTGASAINSWEKPYFIAECALCGGTTGAFRKSSDGQWVHAFCAEWLFESTFRRGQIDAIEGMETVRKGVDICCVCHRRHGVCMRCCYGHCLTTFHPSCARSAGLFMIVRTAGGKMQHKAYCEKHSSEQRTKAETPKHGVEELKSIKQIRVELERLRLLCERIVKREKIKRELVLCSHDILAFKRDHIARSVLVQSPFLLPDGSSESATTSLKAATEGYRSCSEALQRSDDVTVDSSVSAKHRVRVAVSMDTDPKLDDDCSTSQSQYNHKIPEKMQFSGKQIPRRASATSHNISEEDGWRTKSRKLQTTETFGKELVMTSDEASMKNSRLPKGYAYVPADCLSNDKQSNEDVYASGPGEHDR